In a genomic window of Maricaulis maris MCS10:
- a CDS encoding TonB-dependent receptor: MKKTIAMLGTASVLALAAATAAHAGTIAGRVTDASETIGLEGATVRIVETGQTATVGADGTFRVTGLAAGDYTLRVSYIGADVREVSVNLATVSDTVSPTITLGDDVDYVENILVMGQRGALNSALSRQRANDGNVAVLSSDAIGQFPDENVAEAARRAVGVNVLNDQGEGRFVSIRGLDPNLVSTSINGVRLVSPEAEDRQVGLDVIDADVLSSVVINKSLLPNMDGDSVGGNVEIETMSGLDVDGMYLRARVAGLYSDLEQEFGHRGSINWANNFMDGRLGVAGSLSYQQRVFGSDSFEVDGGWDVDESVAFPNEVEMRNYQVTRERTTAALNFDYRVNNDLSLYARTTWSDFSDQETRNRVEIKFEDAEYDDVNSSGNLAVFTADEMEIDRDVKDRLETQTIFASDFGGEWLNGNTSIDWSLSYVYAEEAEPNRLDTDFSYEFENGELFTVDSTNPLRPELGFGGGITTDRVFDASNYENSGYELTNGLSQDREYAAAINVRHDMDFGTMPGYIQYGVRARTRDKKFALDFDVYDDDSLLLSDVVRSVEYGQGSIGPVADPSQVRDYFFSNLGNLDYVGIDSDIDSFGASYRVEEDVMAGYLMGSVENGPLRLVGGVRVEQTDMAARGYETFLAEEDATVNGVVLTEDTVFVTPTTASDDYTDVLPSILARYELTENVIVRGAYFASIQRPNPGQFAPRILVEQNDNDEVEGEFGNPDLERLEADNFDVSIEWYPNNDAVVYLGYFRKDLDNVIAGVGYENITLNGRFFDEAASFINLPEAEVSGIEFNYQQALDFLPVEGFIAGFNFTATDSEATLADGRVVPLPRQSDSVWNAVLGYDRAGWDLRAVVSSRSEYLDEIRGGADEDRWVLEHTQLDLSAKYSFNDTFQVFGDLKNVTDEPYRAVTRPDGIDRVEQFEEYGWSAVFGVRVTY; this comes from the coding sequence ATGAAAAAGACCATCGCCATGCTCGGCACGGCCTCCGTGCTCGCACTCGCGGCAGCCACCGCCGCCCATGCTGGCACCATCGCCGGCCGCGTCACCGACGCCTCTGAAACCATCGGCCTTGAAGGCGCCACGGTGCGCATCGTCGAGACCGGCCAGACCGCAACAGTCGGTGCTGACGGCACTTTCCGTGTCACCGGCCTCGCGGCGGGCGACTACACATTGCGTGTCAGCTATATCGGTGCGGACGTTCGCGAAGTCAGCGTCAACCTCGCCACGGTGAGCGACACCGTCTCCCCGACCATCACGCTCGGCGATGATGTCGACTATGTCGAGAACATCCTCGTCATGGGCCAGCGCGGCGCCCTCAACTCCGCCCTTTCGCGCCAGCGCGCGAATGACGGCAATGTCGCCGTCCTGTCTTCGGACGCCATCGGCCAGTTCCCGGACGAGAATGTTGCCGAAGCTGCCCGCCGCGCCGTCGGCGTGAACGTACTCAATGACCAGGGTGAAGGCCGCTTCGTCTCGATCCGCGGTCTCGATCCGAACCTCGTCTCCACCTCGATCAATGGCGTCCGCCTGGTGTCGCCGGAAGCCGAAGACCGCCAGGTCGGCCTCGATGTGATCGACGCCGACGTGCTCTCCAGCGTCGTGATCAACAAGTCGCTCCTGCCGAACATGGATGGCGACAGTGTTGGCGGTAATGTCGAGATCGAAACCATGTCCGGCCTGGATGTCGACGGCATGTATCTGCGTGCCCGCGTCGCCGGCCTCTACTCCGACCTGGAGCAGGAATTTGGCCATCGCGGCTCGATCAACTGGGCCAACAACTTCATGGACGGCCGTCTCGGCGTTGCCGGTTCGCTGTCCTACCAGCAGCGCGTCTTCGGCTCCGACAGCTTCGAAGTCGACGGTGGCTGGGATGTCGATGAAAGCGTTGCCTTCCCGAATGAAGTCGAGATGCGCAACTACCAGGTGACCCGCGAACGTACGACCGCGGCCCTGAATTTCGACTACCGCGTCAACAATGATCTGAGCCTCTACGCCCGCACGACCTGGTCTGACTTCTCGGACCAGGAGACCCGCAACCGGGTCGAGATCAAGTTCGAGGACGCCGAATATGACGACGTCAACTCGAGCGGCAATCTCGCAGTCTTTACGGCCGACGAGATGGAAATCGACCGCGATGTGAAAGACCGTCTGGAAACCCAGACAATCTTCGCCTCCGATTTCGGCGGTGAGTGGCTGAACGGCAATACATCGATCGACTGGTCGCTGTCCTACGTCTACGCCGAGGAAGCCGAGCCGAACCGCCTCGACACCGATTTCAGCTATGAATTCGAGAATGGCGAACTCTTCACGGTCGACTCCACCAACCCGCTCCGCCCGGAGCTCGGCTTTGGTGGCGGCATCACGACGGACCGTGTTTTCGACGCCTCCAACTACGAGAATTCCGGCTACGAGCTGACCAACGGCCTGTCGCAGGACCGCGAATACGCCGCCGCTATCAATGTCCGCCACGACATGGATTTCGGCACCATGCCTGGCTACATCCAATACGGTGTCCGGGCCCGTACACGGGACAAGAAATTCGCCCTGGATTTCGACGTCTATGACGATGACAGCCTGCTGCTGTCAGACGTGGTCCGCTCGGTCGAGTACGGCCAGGGCTCGATCGGCCCGGTTGCCGATCCTTCGCAGGTTCGCGATTACTTCTTCTCAAATCTCGGCAATCTCGACTATGTCGGCATCGACAGTGACATCGACAGCTTCGGCGCCTCCTACCGCGTCGAGGAAGATGTCATGGCCGGTTATCTGATGGGCTCGGTCGAGAACGGCCCGCTGCGCCTGGTCGGTGGTGTCCGTGTCGAACAGACCGACATGGCGGCTCGCGGCTACGAAACCTTCCTCGCCGAGGAAGATGCCACGGTGAACGGTGTCGTCCTGACCGAGGACACGGTGTTTGTGACCCCGACAACAGCCTCCGACGACTATACGGACGTGCTGCCGTCCATCCTCGCTCGCTACGAGCTGACCGAAAACGTAATCGTTCGCGGTGCCTATTTCGCCTCGATCCAGCGCCCGAACCCGGGCCAGTTCGCACCACGTATCCTGGTCGAGCAGAATGACAACGACGAAGTCGAGGGCGAGTTCGGCAATCCGGACCTCGAGCGCCTGGAAGCCGACAATTTCGATGTCTCCATCGAATGGTATCCGAACAATGACGCTGTCGTTTACCTCGGCTATTTCCGCAAGGATCTCGACAATGTCATCGCTGGTGTCGGTTATGAGAACATCACGCTGAACGGCCGCTTCTTCGACGAGGCCGCGTCCTTCATCAACCTGCCGGAAGCCGAAGTCTCGGGCATCGAGTTCAACTACCAGCAGGCGCTCGACTTCCTGCCGGTCGAAGGCTTCATCGCCGGCTTCAACTTCACCGCGACCGACAGTGAGGCGACACTCGCCGATGGCCGCGTCGTGCCGCTGCCGCGCCAGTCCGACAGCGTCTGGAACGCCGTGCTCGGCTATGACCGGGCCGGTTGGGACCTGCGCGCAGTGGTGTCGAGCCGCTCGGAATACCTGGACGAGATCCGCGGCGGTGCCGACGAGGATCGCTGGGTTCTCGAGCACACCCAGCTCGACCTCTCCGCCAAGTATTCCTTCAACGATACCTTCCAGGTCTTTGGTGATCTGAAGAACGTCACGGACGAGCCCTACCGCGCGGTCACCCGCCCGGACGGCATCGACCGTGTCGAGCAGTTCGAAGAATATGGCTGGTCGGCCGTCTTCGGTGTCCGCGTCACCTACTAG
- a CDS encoding TlpA family protein disulfide reductase, which yields MKMSPIGLGILGMTVLAIGWFLYVMVSGASKGETGPLDSYAHGEMRAFVSIDDAPAQPDLVYRDGDGGEVRLSDYRGQVILVNYWATWCGPCVEEMPALSGLQAELGGEQFQVVTVTLDRSIEDAREFLTRMELDNLPLIHDETFSSPNRVRAIGLPMSILYDGLGREIGRVPAPAEWNSDDAHALIRAAIRRNI from the coding sequence ATGAAAATGTCGCCGATCGGCCTTGGTATACTGGGCATGACCGTGCTCGCCATAGGATGGTTTCTATACGTGATGGTTTCCGGTGCGAGCAAGGGCGAAACCGGTCCACTGGACAGCTATGCCCATGGTGAGATGCGGGCCTTTGTCTCGATCGACGACGCCCCGGCGCAACCGGATCTGGTCTATCGCGATGGTGATGGCGGCGAGGTTCGTTTGTCTGACTATCGAGGGCAGGTAATCCTGGTGAATTACTGGGCGACCTGGTGCGGACCCTGCGTTGAGGAAATGCCGGCCCTGTCCGGGCTCCAGGCCGAATTGGGGGGCGAACAATTCCAGGTCGTCACAGTGACACTGGACCGCTCGATCGAGGATGCCCGGGAATTCCTGACACGGATGGAACTCGACAATCTGCCGCTCATCCATGACGAGACCTTTTCAAGTCCAAATCGGGTGCGGGCGATCGGCCTGCCGATGTCCATTCTCTATGACGGGCTGGGTCGCGAGATCGGCCGGGTGCCGGCGCCAGCGGAATGGAATAGCGACGATGCCCATGCGCTGATCCGCGCCGCGATCCGCCGCAATATCTGA
- the argH gene encoding argininosuccinate lyase codes for MADDTSNDAGQKASSAMWGGRFSAGPSAVMEAINASIDIDQRMADQDIDGSLAHSRMLAATGVISSADAAAIQRGLEQVRSEIHAGDFPWSKALEDVHMNVEARLKEIIGEPAGRLHTARSRNDQVATDFRLWLRDACDRIDAMLAAYQTALVKQAETHADQVMPGFTHLQTAQPVSLGHHLLSYVEVAQRDRGRFADARKRLNESPLGCAALAGTAFPIDREMTASDLGFDRPMANSLDGVAARDFALEVLSAASICAVNLSRFAEEIVLWCTRRFGFATLSDAWSTGSSIMPQKRNPDAAELVRAKPGRIIGSLTGLLTVVKGLPLAYSKDLQEDKAPVFQAIDDLELALLSMAGMAGDLSFFPEALEEAAGEAYSDATDLADYVVRELGKPFRDAHHISGSIVKLAEARGVPLAELSLAEMQSVEPAIDETVFSVLSARASMMSRTSFGGTSPIRVREQVAIWKDRLGC; via the coding sequence ATGGCTGACGATACTTCGAACGACGCCGGGCAAAAGGCTTCCAGCGCCATGTGGGGCGGCCGCTTTTCGGCTGGCCCGTCGGCCGTCATGGAAGCCATCAATGCGTCGATCGACATTGATCAGCGAATGGCGGACCAGGATATTGATGGTTCCCTTGCCCATAGTCGAATGTTGGCCGCAACCGGGGTGATTTCAAGCGCCGATGCTGCGGCGATCCAGCGCGGACTGGAACAGGTCCGCTCTGAAATCCATGCCGGCGACTTTCCGTGGTCGAAAGCGCTCGAAGACGTGCACATGAATGTCGAGGCGCGGTTGAAGGAGATCATCGGCGAGCCAGCCGGCCGATTGCACACCGCGCGCTCGCGCAATGATCAGGTCGCCACTGATTTCCGGCTCTGGCTGCGCGATGCCTGCGACCGTATCGATGCCATGCTCGCCGCCTACCAGACCGCCCTGGTCAAGCAGGCCGAGACCCATGCCGATCAGGTCATGCCGGGATTCACCCACCTGCAAACCGCGCAACCGGTCTCGCTGGGTCACCATCTTCTCAGCTATGTCGAGGTTGCCCAGCGCGATCGCGGCCGTTTCGCCGATGCCCGCAAACGCCTCAATGAAAGCCCGCTGGGCTGTGCCGCCCTGGCAGGGACCGCTTTCCCCATCGACCGTGAGATGACCGCCAGCGATCTCGGCTTCGACCGACCGATGGCCAATTCACTCGATGGCGTCGCGGCGCGCGATTTCGCGCTGGAAGTGCTGTCGGCTGCCTCGATCTGCGCCGTGAACCTGTCGCGCTTTGCCGAGGAAATCGTGCTGTGGTGCACACGCCGTTTCGGCTTCGCCACCCTGTCCGACGCCTGGTCGACCGGCTCCTCGATCATGCCGCAAAAGCGCAATCCGGACGCCGCCGAGCTGGTGCGGGCAAAGCCGGGCCGCATCATCGGCTCCTTGACCGGACTGCTGACCGTGGTGAAGGGCCTGCCGCTCGCCTATTCCAAGGATTTGCAGGAAGACAAGGCCCCGGTCTTCCAGGCGATTGACGATCTGGAGCTGGCCCTGCTCTCGATGGCCGGCATGGCCGGCGACCTCTCCTTCTTCCCGGAAGCCCTGGAAGAAGCCGCCGGTGAAGCCTATTCCGACGCTACCGACCTCGCCGACTATGTCGTGCGCGAGCTGGGCAAGCCTTTCCGCGACGCGCATCACATCTCCGGATCGATCGTCAAACTGGCCGAGGCCAGAGGCGTACCGCTGGCAGAGCTGTCGCTGGCCGAGATGCAAAGCGTCGAACCGGCTATCGACGAGACCGTGTTTTCCGTGTTGAGTGCGCGGGCATCGATGATGAGCCGGACCAGTTTTGGCGGCACGTCGCCGATCCGGGTCCGCGAACAGGTGGCGATCTGGAAGGATCGCCTGGGTTGTTGA
- the lptM gene encoding LPS translocon maturation chaperone LptM: MKRLATFTLVALSALAVAACGLRGNLDRPDPLWGDPPAAEDETDE; the protein is encoded by the coding sequence ATGAAACGTCTGGCCACATTCACACTTGTCGCGCTCAGCGCGCTCGCCGTCGCGGCCTGCGGCCTGCGCGGTAATCTGGACCGCCCCGACCCTCTCTGGGGTGACCCGCCTGCCGCTGAAGACGAGACCGACGAATAG
- a CDS encoding DUF4175 domain-containing protein — MRRTSLILAWFSLVWERSVPVVWPAMAWVASFVIVALLGVWDMFGDPWRAIYAVVTFILAVWLTRPGVSAFRWPDADDTARRVETDSHITARPHEALTDRPSDDDPIALRVWTEHQTRMAARLAAARARRPRAAWARLDRFALRGMLGLGLITSWLIAGPAARDRVGEAFSPRQIIAGGQTLSIDAWIDPPAYTGRAPIFLADDNRTATVPAGSTFVARIAGSRRQPTLTLRDSDGRQRASANEIGDSVWELRQPVDLDANLRLAAPGTRETWSIRVTPDMPPRVRLTQVPDSTAAGELDLDFTVTDDYGATGYALELRPEDENDAAWQTLEIDTNAVVPSGETDAMSTLLETARHPLAGSRVEIRLVATDAAGNAGRSPELGITLPARVFLDSLARAIAEQRRDVMAADAAYAPLEEPAPLYAEDVPTGPAYFTENPARRIERAPEGLQHVARSLAAISDAPEYFFDDPIVYLGLREALHRLRRQRDQAALGDLEGDLWQIALRAELGSLADAEAALRAAERALMEALARGADETELAALFEAYQEAMQNYMAAMAREAAEDGNFAEGGQGPNLNSEGLQEMLDALRDAAELGNTADARQALAALSEMLRNMQMQLGQGEGESQPSDPISEAIAEALEELGEVIGEQRNLQDQTFGLSEQEGGASQPQSGNSSGQQQQGPQSGDGPQSLAENQSGGGQSAQALADAQGQLAQRFSESADALPGNGEEAMGGAGEAMRQAEEALRNGDTDGALAAQEQALADLRSGAEQLARELLERMQENGSQMGEGEDNRDPLGRPAEGAFADGSGVEVPDEMSRARARDILEELRRRAAEAGRPQEELDYIERLLDRF, encoded by the coding sequence ATGCGTCGTACGTCCTTGATCCTCGCCTGGTTTTCGCTCGTCTGGGAGCGGTCGGTTCCGGTTGTCTGGCCGGCCATGGCCTGGGTCGCCAGCTTTGTGATTGTCGCACTGCTGGGCGTCTGGGACATGTTCGGCGACCCTTGGCGGGCAATCTACGCCGTCGTGACCTTCATCCTCGCGGTCTGGCTGACCAGACCCGGTGTGAGCGCCTTTCGCTGGCCGGACGCCGACGACACAGCTCGCCGGGTCGAAACCGACAGCCACATCACGGCACGGCCGCACGAAGCGCTCACCGACCGCCCGAGCGATGACGACCCGATCGCGCTCCGGGTCTGGACCGAGCATCAAACGCGCATGGCGGCCCGCCTGGCCGCAGCGCGTGCCCGCCGCCCGCGCGCTGCCTGGGCCCGCCTCGACCGCTTCGCCCTGCGCGGCATGTTGGGTCTCGGTCTCATCACCAGCTGGCTGATCGCTGGCCCCGCCGCTCGCGACCGGGTCGGAGAAGCCTTTTCGCCGAGGCAGATCATCGCCGGTGGCCAGACCCTGTCGATAGATGCCTGGATCGACCCGCCCGCCTATACCGGCCGGGCGCCGATCTTCCTGGCGGACGACAACCGGACAGCCACCGTTCCGGCCGGTTCGACCTTCGTCGCCCGTATCGCCGGATCCCGGCGCCAGCCGACCCTGACCCTGCGCGACAGCGACGGACGACAACGCGCCTCGGCCAATGAGATAGGCGACAGTGTCTGGGAACTGCGCCAACCCGTCGATCTGGACGCCAACCTGCGTCTTGCCGCGCCCGGCACTCGCGAAACCTGGTCGATCCGCGTCACCCCTGACATGCCGCCACGCGTGCGCCTGACCCAGGTGCCGGACTCGACTGCCGCCGGCGAACTCGATCTGGACTTCACGGTCACCGATGATTATGGCGCGACCGGCTATGCGCTCGAGCTCCGCCCCGAAGACGAAAATGACGCCGCCTGGCAGACACTTGAGATCGACACCAATGCGGTCGTGCCCAGCGGCGAAACCGACGCCATGTCGACCCTGCTGGAGACAGCCCGTCACCCTCTTGCCGGCAGCCGTGTCGAAATCCGTCTGGTCGCCACCGATGCCGCCGGCAATGCCGGACGGTCGCCGGAACTGGGCATCACCCTGCCGGCCCGCGTTTTCCTGGATTCACTGGCCCGCGCAATTGCCGAACAGCGCCGTGATGTGATGGCCGCCGATGCGGCCTATGCGCCGCTCGAGGAACCCGCACCCCTGTATGCCGAGGACGTCCCGACCGGTCCCGCCTATTTCACCGAGAACCCGGCCCGCCGCATCGAGCGGGCTCCCGAAGGCCTGCAACATGTCGCCCGCAGCCTCGCAGCGATCTCGGATGCGCCGGAATATTTTTTCGACGATCCCATCGTCTATCTCGGTCTGCGCGAAGCGCTGCACAGGCTGCGTCGCCAGCGAGACCAGGCAGCGCTGGGTGATCTGGAGGGCGACCTCTGGCAGATCGCTCTGCGTGCCGAGCTGGGCTCGCTTGCCGACGCCGAAGCGGCCTTGCGGGCTGCCGAACGCGCCTTGATGGAAGCCTTGGCACGCGGTGCCGACGAGACCGAGCTGGCAGCCCTGTTCGAGGCCTACCAGGAAGCCATGCAGAACTATATGGCGGCGATGGCCCGTGAGGCCGCCGAGGATGGCAATTTCGCCGAAGGCGGACAGGGCCCGAACCTGAATTCCGAAGGCCTGCAGGAAATGCTCGACGCGCTGCGTGACGCGGCCGAGCTGGGCAATACCGCCGATGCCCGCCAGGCCCTCGCTGCCCTGTCGGAAATGCTGCGCAACATGCAGATGCAATTGGGTCAGGGCGAAGGTGAGAGCCAGCCCAGCGACCCGATCTCCGAAGCCATTGCCGAGGCGCTCGAGGAATTGGGCGAAGTGATCGGCGAACAGCGTAATCTCCAGGACCAGACGTTCGGCCTGTCCGAACAGGAAGGCGGAGCCAGCCAGCCGCAATCGGGCAATTCATCGGGTCAGCAGCAACAGGGGCCCCAGTCCGGCGACGGTCCGCAATCGCTGGCCGAGAACCAGAGCGGTGGAGGCCAGAGTGCCCAGGCCCTCGCCGATGCCCAGGGGCAATTGGCCCAGCGTTTCTCCGAGTCTGCCGACGCCCTGCCCGGCAATGGCGAAGAAGCCATGGGCGGTGCCGGTGAAGCCATGCGCCAGGCTGAAGAAGCCCTGCGCAATGGCGATACCGATGGTGCCCTCGCAGCGCAGGAGCAAGCCCTGGCAGACCTGCGGTCCGGCGCCGAGCAACTTGCCCGGGAACTGCTTGAGCGGATGCAGGAGAATGGCAGCCAGATGGGCGAAGGCGAAGACAATCGCGACCCGCTGGGCCGCCCGGCCGAAGGCGCGTTCGCGGATGGATCCGGCGTCGAAGTCCCCGATGAAATGAGCCGGGCACGCGCAAGGGACATCCTGGAAGAACTCCGCCGCCGCGCCGCCGAAGCCGGCCGCCCCCAGGAAGAGCTCGACTATATCGAGCGCCTGCTCGACCGGTTCTGA
- a CDS encoding DUF3426 domain-containing protein: MSIVLSCPSCTTRYRANPNAIGTNGRRVRCASCGHVWTAEVEDPSDLPSLQPAPPVTPEAPAEEAGAEKKVHTAFRERQEKKRRTLSAAAAGGAWGGLVTACAVLFVCAWIFRVDIVTLWPRASSAYAAVGTSVNPWGYDVGELDVTREVDHGVPLLVVTGDVHNFDRRARAIPSLRAILRDAQGEAVLEWTISMPAGRLDAGRRQEFRTVVSDPPPEAVEVEVVLMEMPAHGNAVQDGHGDGAGHAPEHGHGAEAGAPAHDAADDHAQPDAEDTEAAHGAPADTHAAAEPVPTDHH, translated from the coding sequence ATGAGCATAGTACTCAGCTGTCCGTCATGTACCACGCGTTACCGTGCCAATCCCAATGCGATTGGCACGAACGGCCGTCGTGTACGCTGCGCCTCCTGCGGTCATGTCTGGACGGCCGAGGTCGAGGATCCCAGCGATCTGCCAAGCCTGCAACCCGCCCCGCCGGTTACGCCCGAGGCGCCGGCCGAAGAGGCCGGGGCCGAGAAAAAAGTCCACACTGCTTTTCGCGAGCGTCAGGAAAAGAAACGCCGGACCCTGTCGGCCGCCGCTGCCGGCGGCGCCTGGGGCGGGCTGGTCACAGCCTGCGCGGTGCTGTTCGTCTGTGCCTGGATTTTCCGCGTCGACATCGTGACCCTGTGGCCGCGCGCCTCGTCGGCCTATGCGGCGGTCGGCACATCGGTCAATCCCTGGGGCTATGATGTCGGTGAGCTGGACGTCACCCGCGAGGTCGATCATGGCGTGCCGTTGCTGGTGGTTACCGGTGATGTGCACAATTTCGACCGCCGCGCTCGCGCCATCCCCTCATTGCGCGCCATCCTGCGCGACGCGCAGGGCGAAGCCGTGCTGGAATGGACGATCTCCATGCCGGCCGGGCGACTGGATGCCGGCCGTCGCCAGGAATTTCGCACCGTAGTCTCAGACCCGCCGCCGGAGGCGGTTGAGGTCGAGGTGGTGCTGATGGAGATGCCCGCCCACGGCAATGCTGTCCAGGACGGACATGGCGACGGTGCCGGCCACGCGCCGGAACACGGGCATGGCGCTGAAGCCGGCGCGCCCGCCCATGACGCAGCCGATGATCATGCGCAGCCGGATGCCGAGGACACTGAGGCGGCTCACGGCGCTCCCGCAGATACCCATGCGGCTGCCGAGCCGGTCCCGACAGACCATCACTGA
- the ftsE gene encoding cell division ATP-binding protein FtsE — MDPEPVIRFDNVGMRYGRGPEILRDLSFDLPRGSFQFLTGPSGAGKTSLLRLIYLAAKPSRGLISYFGRDAATLPRNELPDLRRRVGVVFQEFRLLGHMNVFDNVALPLRVAGRKRQDYAEDVAELLAWVGLGDKMNALPATLSGGEQQRVAIARAVVGQPEVLIADEPTGNVDPEMGMRLLRLFTELNKLGTTIIIATHDLQLVRMLDAPVMTLSNGHLHIRPPRSVRQRMREEAEAEAEAEAEAEAEADRIAAAPAAAAPRIHDPSDTASGPDGDDSDGGNDD, encoded by the coding sequence ATGGACCCGGAGCCGGTTATCCGCTTCGACAATGTCGGCATGCGGTATGGCCGGGGACCCGAGATTCTGCGCGATTTGTCCTTTGATTTACCACGCGGTTCTTTCCAATTCCTCACCGGGCCGTCCGGAGCCGGCAAAACCTCGCTGCTGCGACTGATTTATCTGGCCGCCAAACCGTCGCGCGGACTGATCAGCTATTTCGGCCGCGATGCCGCGACCCTGCCCCGCAACGAGCTGCCGGACCTGCGTCGACGGGTCGGCGTGGTGTTCCAGGAATTCCGCCTGCTCGGCCACATGAATGTGTTCGACAATGTTGCCCTGCCGCTGCGCGTCGCCGGCCGCAAGCGCCAGGACTATGCCGAGGATGTCGCCGAACTGCTGGCCTGGGTCGGACTGGGCGACAAGATGAACGCCCTGCCGGCGACCCTGTCAGGCGGCGAGCAGCAACGCGTGGCCATTGCCCGCGCGGTGGTCGGCCAGCCCGAAGTCCTGATCGCCGACGAGCCGACCGGCAATGTCGATCCGGAAATGGGGATGCGCCTGCTGCGCCTGTTCACCGAGCTGAACAAGCTGGGCACCACCATCATCATCGCCACCCATGACCTGCAATTGGTGCGCATGCTGGATGCCCCGGTGATGACGCTCTCCAACGGGCATCTTCACATCCGCCCGCCACGCAGCGTCCGCCAGCGCATGCGGGAAGAAGCTGAGGCAGAGGCTGAGGCAGAGGCTGAGGCTGAGGCAGAGGCCGACCGTATTGCGGCCGCACCGGCAGCAGCCGCCCCCCGCATCCACGACCCGTCCGATACGGCCAGCGGGCCTGATGGGGATGACAGTGACGGGGGGAATGATGACTGA
- a CDS encoding cell division protein FtsX — protein sequence MMTDALPKPPSGGNGRLLPPDAGRDRPLFVVAAILVFLACIAALGARGAWLQAQSWTTDLETSLTIQVRPVEGRDADADAVRAAELAAAIEGVEQATARGRDHALALLTPWLGEGNLPDDLPLPLLVDVRTRSGSVIDTATLQAQLDAEGMAARIDDHGRWANAVRRAAGTAQALGLGLLALLAGAAAAVIAFAARASLAARLDVIDALHLCGAEDRFIAGLFQRRFFMLGLKSGVAGAVFAGLVSILVSLGDAPADMAFFLPQWASDPFEFVLLAIAPLLAGITAAISARLAVASDLRGRW from the coding sequence ATGATGACTGACGCCCTGCCCAAACCGCCCTCCGGCGGGAATGGACGACTGCTCCCCCCCGATGCCGGCCGTGACCGCCCGCTCTTCGTTGTCGCCGCCATCCTCGTCTTCCTCGCCTGCATCGCAGCCCTTGGCGCGCGCGGAGCCTGGCTGCAAGCGCAAAGCTGGACGACCGATCTGGAAACATCACTCACCATCCAGGTCCGCCCGGTCGAAGGACGTGATGCCGATGCCGATGCCGTGCGCGCGGCTGAACTTGCCGCCGCGATTGAAGGTGTGGAGCAGGCGACCGCGCGCGGCCGCGACCATGCGCTGGCCCTGCTGACACCCTGGCTGGGCGAGGGCAACCTGCCCGACGACCTGCCCCTGCCACTCCTGGTCGATGTGCGCACGCGCTCGGGCAGCGTGATCGACACCGCAACATTGCAGGCGCAACTCGACGCCGAGGGCATGGCGGCCCGGATTGATGATCACGGGCGCTGGGCCAATGCCGTTCGCCGCGCGGCCGGGACGGCGCAGGCGCTCGGCCTCGGACTGCTCGCCCTGCTCGCCGGCGCCGCTGCCGCAGTGATCGCCTTCGCAGCCCGTGCCAGTCTCGCGGCCCGGTTGGACGTGATTGACGCCCTGCATCTTTGTGGCGCCGAAGACCGTTTCATTGCCGGCCTGTTCCAGCGCCGTTTTTTCATGCTGGGCCTGAAGTCCGGGGTCGCGGGGGCTGTCTTTGCCGGCCTCGTGTCGATCCTTGTCAGCCTCGGCGACGCGCCGGCCGACATGGCATTCTTCCTGCCGCAATGGGCGTCGGATCCGTTCGAGTTCGTGCTGCTTGCGATCGCCCCCTTGCTGGCCGGCATCACCGCCGCCATCTCTGCACGTCTGGCGGTGGCTTCCGATCTGCGGGGGCGCTGGTGA